Proteins from a single region of Abyssalbus ytuae:
- a CDS encoding AAA family ATPase: MIERILTIEKFGVFNDFNWNRDSTLQDFKEKNIIYGWNYSGKTTLSRIFCSLRDKSIHIDYPEAKFKLRQENNQEFDSDNLDTYDKTVFIFNKEYVDSKLTWDSRTELGEPIAFDVGENTTIRSEIERLEEIIEYVKSRKISTQPPIDSYNEYENWRFREESKSIRLIISNNTIPFDKGHFKVTLGSITKDNLDSLIISENKEIEDLKILSNSTNNFQPFDEFEIELKLLDFKTSVNDLLLEEPAKDVVIDILEKNKDLYSWVKDGLEFEENSDTCSFCGNEVTNDRITSLNNYFSNASKDLRDRISSQRDLINQEITAINSIEIPKSKNDFTEKVRETIDLKIKSHKSIKSKYLLELNHLLSELTRKEDGNIFNKISVVETEYDLKEIEDWFLEVNEVIKTHNSLISNFETERDAAREKLKKHLIAKFLKNENYFDKKEKSQNAQNWQKLYTHYITIKENLKQEKLDSLKTITKGKDELNKFIQKFLNRNDIEIDVTEDDKFILLRKTRPARNLSEGEKTAIAFSYFLVELESLGVQEMQKTIVFIDDPISSLDTNHISQVYSLINSYFFRKNIDADNPDKVVNCFKQLFISTHNFEFFSFLRDSTQLNKRKKITNPTTGEKQEIPNFGFYQVQKIDTDNSVLKGLDKALKRYKSEYIYLFSLIYKYKQAIDNGGDVYDILIPNALRRFLEIYTLMKIPNEPDSVENRIVQLVDNVNNFKTLNHFSHFTTFEKATRHDELIMVLPTACNELINLLELDEKHYESLKKAI; the protein is encoded by the coding sequence ATGATAGAAAGAATACTTACCATAGAAAAATTTGGAGTTTTCAATGATTTTAATTGGAATAGAGATTCTACTCTTCAAGATTTCAAGGAGAAAAATATTATATATGGTTGGAATTATTCAGGAAAAACCACCTTATCGAGAATATTCTGTTCTCTCAGAGATAAATCAATTCATATAGATTATCCAGAAGCAAAATTTAAACTTCGACAAGAAAATAACCAAGAATTTGATAGTGACAATTTAGACACTTATGACAAAACAGTTTTTATTTTCAATAAGGAATATGTCGACTCAAAGCTTACTTGGGATTCTAGAACTGAATTGGGAGAGCCTATCGCATTTGACGTTGGAGAAAACACGACAATCCGAAGTGAGATAGAAAGGTTAGAAGAAATAATTGAATACGTTAAATCGAGAAAGATTTCAACGCAACCACCTATTGATTCTTATAATGAATATGAAAATTGGCGATTCAGAGAAGAAAGCAAGTCGATTAGACTAATTATTTCTAACAATACTATTCCATTTGACAAAGGACATTTTAAAGTAACTTTAGGTTCAATAACAAAGGACAATCTTGATTCACTAATCATTTCAGAAAATAAGGAAATCGAAGATTTAAAAATATTGTCAAATTCAACTAATAACTTTCAACCTTTTGATGAATTCGAAATTGAATTAAAACTACTCGATTTCAAAACTTCTGTTAATGACCTTCTTTTAGAAGAACCTGCAAAGGACGTTGTCATTGACATTTTAGAAAAAAACAAGGATTTATACAGTTGGGTGAAGGATGGTTTAGAATTTGAAGAAAATTCAGATACTTGTTCTTTTTGTGGCAATGAAGTAACAAATGATAGAATAACTTCTCTAAATAATTATTTTTCAAATGCTTCTAAAGATTTAAGAGATAGGATTTCTTCACAAAGGGATTTGATTAATCAAGAAATTACTGCGATTAATTCAATAGAGATACCAAAAAGTAAAAATGACTTCACAGAAAAAGTGAGAGAAACAATTGATTTAAAAATTAAATCCCATAAATCAATCAAATCAAAATACTTACTCGAACTAAATCACTTATTGAGTGAGCTTACCAGAAAAGAAGACGGGAACATATTTAATAAAATTTCAGTAGTAGAAACTGAATACGACTTAAAGGAAATTGAAGATTGGTTTTTGGAAGTTAATGAAGTTATTAAAACTCATAATTCTTTAATATCCAACTTTGAGACAGAGCGTGATGCAGCAAGAGAAAAGTTGAAAAAGCACCTTATTGCCAAATTCCTAAAAAACGAAAATTATTTCGACAAAAAAGAAAAGAGTCAAAATGCACAAAATTGGCAAAAACTATATACCCACTATATCACTATAAAAGAAAACTTAAAACAAGAGAAACTTGATTCATTAAAAACAATTACAAAAGGGAAAGACGAATTAAATAAATTCATACAAAAATTTCTTAATCGAAATGATATAGAAATTGATGTTACTGAAGATGATAAATTCATTCTTTTGCGTAAAACAAGACCAGCACGAAATTTAAGCGAAGGAGAAAAAACAGCAATTGCGTTTTCCTATTTTTTAGTAGAATTAGAAAGCCTTGGTGTACAAGAAATGCAAAAGACAATCGTTTTTATTGATGACCCAATTTCAAGTTTAGACACCAATCATATTTCACAAGTTTACTCTCTTATAAACTCTTATTTTTTTAGAAAAAATATAGATGCGGATAATCCAGATAAGGTTGTAAACTGTTTTAAGCAATTATTTATCTCAACTCACAATTTTGAATTCTTCTCATTTTTAAGAGATTCAACGCAGCTTAATAAAAGGAAAAAAATAACGAACCCAACGACCGGAGAAAAGCAGGAAATACCAAATTTTGGATTTTATCAAGTTCAAAAAATAGACACTGACAACTCTGTTCTTAAAGGTTTGGATAAAGCATTAAAAAGATACAAATCAGAATATATTTATCTTTTTAGCCTCATTTATAAATACAAACAAGCTATTGACAACGGTGGTGATGTTTATGATATACTTATTCCAAATGCCTTAAGAAGGTTTTTAGAAATATATACCTTAATGAAAATACCTAATGAACCCGATAGCGTAGAAAACAGAATTGTTCAATTAGTGGATAACGTAAATAATTTCAAAACTCTTAACCACTTCTCACACTTTACAACATTTGAAAAAGCAACTAGACACGATGAACTGATTATGGTTCTGCCGACCGCTTGCAATGAACTTATTAATCTTTTGGAACTTGACGAAAAACATTATGAATCGCTAAAAAAAGCAATCTGA